A genomic stretch from Denticeps clupeoides unplaced genomic scaffold, fDenClu1.1, whole genome shotgun sequence includes:
- the LOC114775026 gene encoding radial spoke head protein 6 homolog A-like: MKMKRRSRNGRKDPPSSPRCLKTQKSTGCHRGAPGCPPPSSPASPWPSPVITASRSPRRKFENVYIGWGVKSDAAFSPALPPDPQRDFPGGPEVTEEADPTPQEDEDED, translated from the exons atgaagatgaagaggaggagccgGAACGGGAGGAAGGACCCGCCCTCTTCACCCCGCTGTCTGAAGACGCAG AAATCGACCGGCTGCCACCGTGGAGCTCCCGGCTGTCCTCCGCCCTCGTCCCCCGCTTCGCCGTGGCCGTCGCCCGTCATCACCGCGTCCCGGTCTCCCCGCAGGAAGTTCGAGAACGTTTACATCGGCTGGGGCGTGAAGAGCGACGCGGCCTTCTCGCCGGCGCTGCCCCCCGACCCCCAGCGCGACTTCCCCGGCGGGCCGGAGGTGACCGAGGAGGCGGACCCCACGCcgcaggaggacgaggacgaagaCTGA